The DNA window CCGGAGGTCACCGAGCGCACCGACCTGGCCCGGCTCACCGAGTACTTCTCGATCCTCCACGGCCTCATCGCCAGTTACACCGACGACGGCATGATCGGCGCCGACGTCTCGGCCGACTACCCCCGGACCCTGCACCACCACCTCCAGGAGGACTGGCTCCACCACCTGCGCGACGACGCCCTCATCCTGGCGCGCTGGGACGCGGAGTCGATGACGGCGCACCTGACGCGCTCCCTGGACGACCACGACCGCTTCGGCGCCCCGCCGGTGTGGCGCTTCCTACCCAGTTACCGGTTGTGCGAGGCGACCGACCCCGGCGACGGACGGAGCTGGTTCGCCGTCGACGACGGACGGCGCCGGCAGCGCGCCACGGCCCTGCAGGCGCTCGCACTGGCGCTGCCGGGCTCGGTCTATCTGCGGCAGGGCGATGAAGTGGGCCTGCCAGACTCGGACAAGCCGACGGCGCCCCTGGAGCTCGCCGGACTCGTCAACGCCCGCGCCCACGACCAGGGCAGCCTGTTCGGCTCACCGCTGGCGACGGTGCGCCACGCGACCCACGTGCGCCGTGAGCGGCGCCTGGCCGTCGCGCCGCTGGCCTTCGTGACGGGCCTGGACTGGTGCCCGCCCCGGGCCCTGACGCTGCTCGCGCGCGATGTGCTCGTCATGGTCAACA is part of the Actinomyces sp. oral taxon 414 genome and encodes:
- a CDS encoding glycosidase, with protein sequence MTTMTTLVHRAHNGPLEWWRDGLVYEVASPELGAVELAGVGHLVDHVASLGFTVLLLRPSLMDARNDLDPFRELVGRAHGAGIRIVVRVSGALGPVTGPHARDDDRIVVGAEREGEGIVERAEAFLSAGADGIDLGTIIPPEVTERTDLARLTEYFSILHGLIASYTDDGMIGADVSADYPRTLHHHLQEDWLHHLRDDALILARWDAESMTAHLTRSLDDHDRFGAPPVWRFLPSYRLCEATDPGDGRSWFAVDDGRRRQRATALQALALALPGSVYLRQGDEVGLPDSDKPTAPLELAGLVNARAHDQGSLFGSPLATVRHATHVRRERRLAVAPLAFVTGLDWCPPRALTLLARDVLVMVNTTDEPVILPRGANVLLSSQGLEQAEGRLMVPTMTTAWLDAASVS